In Aegilops tauschii subsp. strangulata cultivar AL8/78 chromosome 3, Aet v6.0, whole genome shotgun sequence, one genomic interval encodes:
- the LOC109782428 gene encoding MACPF domain-containing protein CAD1 produces MSLAGSALEAALQAVGRGLDAAGDHRLLYCKGAGRLVTLDEARARDLPIGGGVLCGVPPDVEVEAYRGNPERSRPPPPGAAPDEPFVCSFDKMAEHFNRKASLLETVPLGSFNSLFSFTGSWKNDAAATKALAVDGYSVPLYRVKITSDELILQESVKLAIPYTWDPPALASFIENYGTHIITSVMVGGKDEVYIKQHSSSQLSEMEFRNYVREIGNERFSDVENKSNAPPINYSEKDMTVIFRRRGGCDLVQNSVEWIKTVSSAPDVIGMTFLPIVSLVDDIPGKKHIARAIDLYLTYKPPIEELQYFLDFQVPLVWAPVPLGIAGQNRKEPVCPSLQFSLMGPKLFVSTEQVSVGRRPITGLRLCLEGTKQNRLAIHLQHLGSLPKIFLPHWDSHITIGPPKWQGPEEQDSRWFEPIKWKNFAHVSTAPIEYTETNITDLSGVYIVTGAQLGVWDFGAKSVLHLKLLFSRVPGCTIRRSVWDHSPSSAMHRTDEASSSSSDNAKLVKIVDMTETLKGPQDAPGHWLVTGAKLGVEKGRIIVRAKYSLLNY; encoded by the exons ATGAGCCTCGCCGGCTCCGCCCTGGAGGCGGCCCTGCAGGCGGTGGGGCGCGGCCTCGacgccgccggcgaccaccgcctgCTCTACTGCAAGGGCGCCGGGAGGCTCGTCACGCTCGACGAGGCCCGCGCGCGGGACCTGCCCATCGGCGGCGGCGTCCTCTGCGGCGTGCCCCCCGACGTCGAGGTAGAGGCCTACCGCGGCAACCCCGAGCGCAGCCGCCCGCCCCCCCCTGGTGCCGCCCCCGACGAGCCCTTCGTCTGCAGCTTCGATAAG ATGGCGGAGCATTTCAACAGGAAGGCGAGCTTGCTGGAAACAGTCCCGCTGGGTTCCTTCAACTCGCTCTTCAGCTTTACTGGTTCTTGGAAGAATGATGCAGCCGCGACAAAGGCCCTTGCAGTTGATGGCTACTCTGTTCCGCTATATAGAGTTAAAATAACTAGTGATGAACTGATTCTGCAAGAGAGTGTAAAGCTCGCAATTCCATATACTTGGGATCCACCAGCATTGGCTAG CTTTATCGAGAATTACGGCACACATATTATTACTTCTGTAATGGTTGGTGGTAAGGATGAAGTATACATAAAGCAGCATTCCTCATCCCAATTGTCTGAAATGGAGTTCAGAAATTATGTCAGAGAAATTGGGAACGAGAGGTTCTCAGATGTGGAGAACAAGTCAAATGCACCCCCCATCAATTATAGCGAAAAG GACATGACAGTAATCTTCAGAAGGAGGGGAGGTTGTGATCTTGTTCAGAATTCTGTTGAGTGGATAAAAACTGTTTCCTCAGCACCAGATGTCATAGGCATGACATTTCTCCCTATTGTTTCACTCGTCGATGATATACCTGGGAAGAAGCACATTGCTCGTGCCATTGATCTATACTTGACAT ACAAACCTCCAATTGAAGAGTTACAATACTTCTTAGATTTCCAAGTTCCACTAGTTTGGGCTCCGGTACCACTGGGTATTGCTGGACAAAATAGAAAAGAGCCTGTGTGCCCGTCACTTCAGTTCAGCTTGATGGGCCCAAAGCTATTTGTTAGCACAGAACAG GTATCTGTTGGGCGTCGACCAATCACTGGCCTGCGGCTGTGCTTGGAAGGAACAAAACAGAACCGTCTGGCTATTCATTTGCAGCACCTTGGCTCGTTACCAAAGATATTTCTACCTCACTGGGACTCGCATATCACGATCGGGCCACCAAAATGGCAAGGACCTGAAGAGCAGGATAGCCGATGGTTCGAACCAATCAAGTGGAAGAATTTCGCTCATGTCAGCACTGCGCCCATAGAGTACACTGAAACAAATATCACGGATCTGTCTGGCGTTTATATTGTCACGGGAGCACAATTAGGAGTGTGGGATTTTGGCGCAAAGAGCGTGCTCCACCTTAAACTTTTGTTCTCCAGAGTTCCTGGGTGCACAATCAGGAGATCAGTGTGGGACCACAGTCCAAGTTCTGCGATGCATAGAACAGATGAAGCTTCATCGTCCTCAAGTGACAATGCTAAACTTGTGAAGATTGTCGACATGACAGAGACGTTGAAGGGTCCGCAAGACGCACCTGGCCACTGGCTGGTCACAGGAGCAAAATTAGGCGTGGAGAAGGGCAGGATTATTGTGCGTGCAAAATACTCCTTATTGAACTATTGA